One window from the genome of Haladaptatus paucihalophilus DX253 encodes:
- the paaK gene encoding phenylacetate--CoA ligase PaaK, which translates to MTYSDAESASREELRALQDDRLAETVAHAYENVPHYRNALDEAGVSPDDIESVEDVSKLPFTTKEDFRDNYPDGMFAVPRAELQRIHASSGTTGKPKIVGYTGSDLGVWREVMARSLSAAGVEPEHVVQNAYGYGLFTGGLGFHDGVEELGACVIPVGGGNTARQIDMLQDLESDVLSCTPSYCLYLAEAMEERGLDPKDLPLSTVIIGAEPFTDPMREEIEEALDVTAVDVYGLSEIIGPGVSIECADAQDGLHVWEDHFYPEVVDPETGEPLPEGEEGELVITSLTKEALPVLRYRTGDMTTLNYGRCDCGRTMVRMGNVTGRADDLLIVRGVNVYPSQIEEVMVDLDAVAPHYRIDLRRDGQLDRMEITVEYHEDFDDSPHELRERIQERLREILEVKPDTLEVVEPGALERTEVGKVKRVYDHR; encoded by the coding sequence ATGACATACAGTGATGCCGAGAGTGCATCTCGGGAGGAACTGCGTGCGCTTCAGGACGACCGACTCGCAGAAACGGTCGCACACGCCTACGAAAACGTCCCCCACTACCGGAACGCGCTCGACGAGGCCGGCGTCTCGCCGGACGACATCGAGAGCGTCGAGGACGTATCGAAACTCCCCTTCACGACGAAAGAGGACTTCCGCGACAACTACCCGGACGGAATGTTTGCGGTCCCGCGTGCCGAACTACAGCGGATTCACGCCTCGTCGGGGACGACCGGAAAGCCGAAAATCGTCGGCTACACCGGTTCCGACCTCGGTGTCTGGCGCGAGGTTATGGCCCGGTCGCTCTCCGCCGCGGGCGTCGAACCCGAACACGTCGTCCAGAACGCCTACGGCTACGGATTGTTCACCGGCGGTCTCGGGTTCCACGACGGCGTCGAGGAACTCGGCGCGTGCGTCATTCCGGTCGGCGGCGGCAACACCGCCCGGCAAATCGACATGCTCCAAGACTTGGAGAGCGACGTGCTCTCCTGTACGCCCTCCTACTGTCTGTACCTCGCGGAAGCGATGGAAGAACGCGGCCTCGACCCGAAAGACCTCCCGCTCTCGACGGTCATCATCGGCGCGGAACCGTTCACAGACCCGATGCGCGAGGAGATAGAGGAGGCGCTCGACGTGACCGCGGTGGACGTGTACGGCCTCTCGGAAATCATCGGGCCGGGCGTCTCCATCGAGTGTGCGGACGCACAGGACGGCCTCCACGTCTGGGAGGACCACTTCTACCCCGAAGTCGTGGACCCGGAGACGGGCGAACCGCTCCCCGAGGGCGAGGAGGGGGAACTCGTCATCACGAGTCTGACCAAGGAAGCCCTGCCCGTTCTGCGCTACCGAACCGGCGACATGACGACGCTGAACTACGGGCGGTGTGACTGCGGCCGGACGATGGTTCGAATGGGCAACGTCACGGGCCGCGCCGACGACCTGCTCATCGTTCGCGGCGTGAACGTCTACCCGAGCCAAATCGAGGAGGTCATGGTCGACCTGGACGCCGTTGCCCCGCACTACCGAATCGACTTGCGGCGGGACGGCCAACTCGACAGGATGGAGATAACCGTCGAATACCACGAGGACTTCGACGATTCGCCGCACGAACTCCGCGAGCGAATTCAGGAGCGTTTGCGCGAAATTCTAGAGGTCAAACCCGACACGCTGGAAGTGGTCGAACCGGGTGCCCTCGAACGGACCGAGGTCGGGAAGGTAAAGCGCGTGTACGACCACCGCTGA
- a CDS encoding universal stress protein has translation MNTSPMPLAPSLLYATAGGRSSRQNVVVLSDGGDAERTVSFAATLADARGGELILVNAAVRSSGTPLNLAGDVLNERQAAARRTLRTTVDSAFDVRTRAAARVGRNYLTIARTASEEFSAGVVVVDESESMTSTAFGRSVSTRVGGHVDCDVISVGGNHLSTDVTSILVPVAGGPHSGLAVDMARYLAEKHGAWLELLHVVPSSADERAHTDAEQYIAAANERLGDFSAVDEWILEADDATDAIVDQSQYYDVTVLGAPQKNRLREFVFGSTTADVRSSAYSTVVSVERPDGRDSLLGPWL, from the coding sequence ATGAACACGAGTCCCATGCCGTTGGCTCCCTCGCTGCTGTACGCAACGGCCGGTGGGCGATCATCGCGGCAGAACGTCGTCGTCCTGTCCGACGGGGGTGACGCCGAACGGACGGTTTCGTTCGCGGCGACGCTCGCCGACGCACGGGGTGGCGAGTTGATACTCGTCAATGCGGCCGTCCGGTCGTCGGGAACGCCGCTCAATCTCGCCGGAGACGTGCTAAACGAACGGCAAGCGGCGGCTCGACGGACTCTTCGGACCACCGTCGATTCCGCATTCGACGTTCGAACCCGCGCGGCGGCCCGAGTCGGACGGAACTATCTCACCATCGCACGGACCGCGAGCGAGGAGTTCTCTGCCGGTGTGGTCGTCGTGGACGAATCGGAGTCGATGACGTCGACGGCGTTCGGTCGAAGCGTCTCGACGCGCGTCGGTGGCCACGTCGATTGTGACGTTATCTCCGTGGGCGGAAATCACCTCTCGACCGACGTGACCTCGATTCTCGTTCCGGTGGCTGGCGGGCCACACTCCGGGCTGGCCGTTGACATGGCACGATACCTCGCCGAGAAACACGGCGCGTGGCTCGAACTCCTCCACGTCGTCCCGAGTTCCGCGGACGAACGCGCTCACACCGACGCGGAGCAGTACATCGCCGCGGCCAACGAGCGCCTCGGCGACTTCAGCGCCGTCGACGAGTGGATTCTCGAAGCGGACGACGCCACCGACGCCATCGTCGACCAGTCTCAGTACTACGACGTGACGGTGCTCGGCGCGCCGCAAAAGAACAGGCTTCGGGAGTTCGTCTTCGGGTCCACGACGGCGGACGTTCGTTCCTCGGCGTACAGCACCGTCGTCAGCGTCGAACGCCCGGACGGGCGCGACTCGCTGCTCGGTCCGTGGCTCTGA
- a CDS encoding right-handed parallel beta-helix repeat-containing protein — MSENPDTPNERTTLDRRSYLKIASGALVAGGTIASVTPTTATSSVTNGDIDSNVEATTATPDGFQYDEVYDVVDDLGMDPSGEEPIDDILRENLQSNTKLEFPDGTYRVTELVYNYGNGLHDFGMVGVEEGATMLLDTPDSATQNPGAMWLSVGGASDSYNIQYEGLRHDVTDAPEAPGMQINVDDGLLVRDVDHHGVHDGSKGPFIFGVLTDDGSGLVEGLRAPDGAPDGSGAVGVFVHQYTKGDLEFRDCHVGGFPNNGLYESSKSTGTVTVTGGEYRNNNIANVRLAGSGGTVRDCCVVIDDAHSSSSFPTNMRGIWLFADDATVENCDVSLTADVASDGAIVAAGAGTTTIRDTRIRIGTDDTAAMYAVKPKSTPAPVVCSGVQVTGDANHTGSGYPGSAPLRAFGRPNSVFESCCVSQTGTDRDGILLQYCDDSTVTGSGFDVTGDAVVLDHSDDVTQRCNSTCGASCASPSCSSEE, encoded by the coding sequence ATGTCCGAGAATCCAGATACACCGAACGAGCGAACGACACTCGACCGACGGTCGTATCTAAAAATCGCAAGCGGCGCACTGGTTGCGGGAGGAACCATCGCTTCCGTCACCCCGACGACGGCCACGTCGAGCGTGACGAACGGTGACATCGACAGCAACGTCGAGGCGACGACGGCGACTCCGGACGGCTTCCAGTACGACGAGGTGTACGACGTCGTGGACGACCTCGGAATGGACCCGAGTGGGGAGGAACCCATCGACGACATCCTCCGCGAGAATCTCCAGAGCAACACGAAACTGGAGTTCCCGGACGGGACCTACCGCGTTACCGAGTTGGTGTATAACTACGGAAACGGACTCCACGACTTCGGGATGGTCGGCGTCGAGGAGGGGGCGACGATGCTCCTCGACACGCCGGACAGCGCCACGCAAAACCCCGGTGCGATGTGGCTGTCGGTGGGCGGCGCGAGCGATTCGTACAACATCCAGTACGAGGGGCTTCGACACGACGTCACCGACGCCCCGGAAGCGCCGGGGATGCAGATAAACGTGGACGACGGCCTCCTCGTCCGGGACGTGGACCATCACGGCGTCCACGACGGGTCGAAAGGACCGTTCATCTTCGGCGTGCTCACCGACGACGGGTCCGGGTTGGTCGAGGGACTCCGCGCCCCCGACGGCGCGCCGGACGGGAGCGGCGCGGTCGGCGTCTTCGTCCACCAGTACACGAAGGGGGACCTCGAATTCAGGGACTGCCACGTCGGAGGATTCCCGAACAACGGCCTGTACGAGTCGAGCAAGAGCACCGGAACCGTCACCGTCACCGGCGGCGAGTACAGGAATAACAACATCGCGAACGTCCGTCTGGCCGGGTCCGGCGGTACGGTTCGTGACTGCTGTGTCGTCATCGACGACGCGCATTCGTCCTCCTCGTTCCCGACGAACATGCGGGGTATCTGGCTGTTCGCCGACGACGCGACGGTCGAAAACTGCGACGTCAGCCTGACCGCCGACGTAGCGAGCGACGGGGCGATAGTCGCCGCCGGTGCGGGAACGACCACGATTCGAGACACCCGGATTCGAATCGGCACCGACGACACGGCGGCGATGTACGCGGTGAAGCCGAAGTCCACGCCCGCGCCGGTCGTCTGTTCCGGCGTACAGGTGACGGGCGACGCGAACCACACGGGAAGCGGCTATCCCGGCAGCGCGCCGCTCCGCGCCTTCGGCCGCCCGAACTCCGTCTTCGAGTCCTGCTGTGTGAGTCAGACCGGTACCGACCGCGACGGAATCCTGTTGCAGTACTGCGACGACAGCACGGTTACGGGAAGCGGGTTCGACGTGACCGGGGACGCCGTCGTCCTCGACCACTCGGACGACGTGACCCAACGGTGTAACTCGACCTGCGGGGCGTCCTGTGCCTCCCCGTCGTGCTCGTCGGAGGAGTAA
- a CDS encoding acyl-CoA synthetase, translating into MQIDYQRELAEFEWDIPEGYNLPAVIESHAAAFGDRLAVQFRDDDGNEARRRFADLRDDMNRFANALESLGVGEGDRVMHLLPRHPDVFAIQLGALKRGAILVPCSAMLKPKDVQFRANDCEATTIVCHDELTDMVEAVADETPLDTMVVLGGSRMGEWESFGALIDGESTEHDGPDIGPQSPMSINYTSGTTGQPKPVLHRHRWMHCFERVNGRYWWGVEEGMDFEDELLWATTGTGWAKWFWSPVGVALTTGAPQFIYRGDFDPETFLSLLESEGVTRLCAVPTQYRMFTQVDDMADYDLSLKQTLSAGEPLNREPIQAFEEAFDVTPRDGYGQTETVALVTNYPGIDVKPGSMGKPTPGLGTTIIDTVDEEEVERGEIGEVAVPVDSPAIFDGYFEKPELDERTFSGAYYRTGDLASEDEDGYFFFEGRADDIIISSGYRIGPFEVEDALVGHPAVAEAAAVDSPHDDRGNVVKAYVILAEGYDGNDELVEELQEYMKEETAPYKYPRRIEFVDELPKTSSGKIRRIELRDREMSKFGD; encoded by the coding sequence ATGCAAATCGACTACCAGCGCGAACTCGCGGAATTCGAGTGGGACATCCCGGAGGGGTACAATCTCCCGGCGGTCATCGAGTCCCACGCGGCGGCGTTCGGCGACCGACTCGCCGTGCAGTTCCGGGACGACGACGGGAACGAGGCACGGCGACGGTTCGCCGACCTGCGCGACGATATGAATCGGTTCGCCAACGCGCTCGAATCGCTCGGCGTGGGCGAGGGCGACCGGGTGATGCACCTCCTACCGCGCCACCCCGACGTGTTCGCCATTCAACTCGGGGCGCTGAAACGCGGCGCGATTCTGGTGCCGTGCTCGGCCATGCTGAAACCCAAGGACGTCCAGTTCCGGGCGAACGACTGCGAGGCGACGACGATAGTGTGTCACGACGAACTGACGGACATGGTGGAAGCCGTCGCCGACGAGACGCCCCTCGACACGATGGTCGTGCTGGGCGGGTCGCGGATGGGCGAGTGGGAATCCTTCGGCGCGCTCATCGACGGGGAGTCCACGGAACACGACGGGCCGGACATCGGTCCACAGTCCCCGATGTCTATCAACTACACGAGCGGGACGACGGGACAGCCGAAACCCGTGCTCCACCGGCACCGCTGGATGCACTGTTTCGAACGCGTCAACGGGCGCTACTGGTGGGGCGTCGAGGAGGGGATGGACTTCGAGGACGAACTGCTCTGGGCGACGACGGGCACCGGGTGGGCCAAGTGGTTCTGGAGTCCGGTCGGGGTGGCGCTGACGACGGGCGCACCGCAGTTCATCTACCGGGGCGACTTCGACCCGGAGACGTTCCTCTCGCTGCTCGAATCGGAGGGCGTCACACGCCTCTGTGCGGTGCCGACGCAGTACCGGATGTTCACCCAAGTGGACGACATGGCCGACTACGACCTCTCGCTGAAGCAAACGCTGTCGGCGGGCGAACCGCTGAACCGCGAACCGATTCAGGCGTTCGAGGAGGCCTTCGACGTGACGCCGCGCGACGGCTACGGGCAGACCGAAACCGTCGCCTTGGTGACGAACTACCCCGGTATCGACGTGAAGCCCGGAAGCATGGGCAAGCCGACGCCCGGCCTCGGAACCACCATCATCGACACGGTGGACGAGGAAGAAGTCGAGCGGGGAGAAATCGGCGAAGTCGCGGTTCCCGTCGATAGTCCCGCCATCTTCGACGGCTACTTCGAAAAGCCGGAATTGGACGAGCGGACCTTCTCGGGGGCGTACTACCGAACCGGCGACTTGGCGAGCGAGGACGAAGACGGCTACTTCTTCTTCGAGGGCCGCGCCGACGACATCATCATCTCCTCGGGCTACCGCATCGGGCCGTTCGAGGTGGAGGATGCGCTCGTCGGCCATCCGGCGGTCGCCGAGGCCGCCGCCGTCGACAGTCCGCACGACGATCGCGGCAACGTGGTCAAAGCGTACGTCATCCTCGCGGAGGGCTACGACGGGAACGACGAACTCGTCGAGGAGCTACAGGAGTACATGAAAGAGGAGACGGCGCCGTACAAGTACCCGCGACGTATCGAGTTCGTGGACGAACTGCCGAAGACGTCGAGCGGAAAAATCCGACGTATCGAACTCCGAGACAGGGAAATGTCGAAGTTCGGAGACTGA
- a CDS encoding MaoC/PaaZ C-terminal domain-containing protein, with protein MAYSYEPHYFEDFEEGQTFESVGRTVTEYDFVMHSAFTGDWTELHTNKHYAEDEYFGERVAHGPMTFSLATGFVYRCGFLERTVLAFLGMNYMDIPAPVKMDDTISLDMEVIETKDLSSREDSGLVVIDTTMTNQEDTVVFEGDMKFLIKRRD; from the coding sequence ATGGCTTACAGCTACGAACCACACTACTTCGAGGACTTCGAGGAAGGCCAGACGTTCGAGAGCGTCGGCCGGACGGTCACCGAGTACGACTTCGTGATGCATTCGGCCTTCACCGGCGACTGGACGGAACTCCACACGAACAAGCACTACGCCGAGGACGAGTACTTCGGCGAACGCGTCGCACACGGCCCGATGACGTTCTCGCTGGCGACCGGGTTCGTCTACCGCTGTGGCTTCCTGGAGCGCACCGTCCTCGCGTTCCTCGGCATGAACTACATGGACATCCCCGCGCCCGTCAAGATGGACGACACCATCTCGCTCGACATGGAAGTCATCGAGACGAAGGACCTCTCCAGCCGCGAGGACTCCGGTCTCGTCGTCATCGACACCACGATGACCAACCAAGAGGATACCGTCGTCTTCGAAGGCGACATGAAGTTCCTCATCAAGCGCCGGGACTAA
- a CDS encoding ArsB/NhaD family transporter, with translation MVSDALVVAVVFCTFGLLFFNQIRVYPLSRSLTSATGAVVVLALGAISPDEALASVDTSTLLLLFGMLAHVEALSRSGFYGWAGSYLVDFTGTARRLTVGTLVVAAVFSSVALNDATVLLLTPILVQVIRNADIDPVPPLIAVVLGANIGSAATPLGNPQNAYILNRSGLTSVEFVAHLAPVALVCLLIAALVLVPITAAGTSLPEIPVPDIDERWALSSVVFLLATFALLIVFPDSDPGIIAASMGIIHITWLQLFRRVPGEEILHGMDWSIIVLFVGIFVLVGSLEETSLMGLVSGFGASWRFAGLTFVLSNLISNVPAVVLLSSGVTTQSGWLVLSAVSTLAGNATPIASAATLIALQQAARRGVDISIRRLLSVGVPVAIVTSAVAVLMLNAGL, from the coding sequence ATGGTCTCCGACGCGCTCGTCGTCGCCGTCGTCTTCTGTACCTTCGGCCTGCTGTTTTTCAACCAAATTCGCGTCTACCCGCTCAGCCGGTCGCTGACGAGCGCGACGGGTGCCGTCGTCGTCCTCGCGCTCGGGGCGATTTCTCCCGACGAGGCGCTCGCCAGCGTCGATACGAGCACTCTCCTCCTGTTGTTCGGTATGCTCGCCCACGTCGAGGCGCTCTCGCGGAGCGGCTTTTACGGCTGGGCGGGGTCGTACCTCGTGGATTTCACCGGGACGGCGAGACGACTCACCGTGGGAACGCTCGTCGTCGCCGCCGTCTTCAGCTCCGTCGCGCTCAACGACGCGACGGTCCTGTTGCTGACCCCCATCCTCGTGCAGGTGATTCGCAACGCGGACATCGACCCCGTGCCGCCGCTCATCGCCGTCGTCCTCGGGGCGAACATCGGCAGCGCGGCGACGCCGCTCGGCAACCCGCAGAACGCCTACATCCTGAACCGAAGCGGATTGACGTCTGTCGAGTTCGTCGCGCACCTCGCGCCGGTCGCGCTCGTCTGCCTGCTCATCGCGGCGCTCGTCCTCGTGCCGATTACGGCCGCCGGGACGTCGCTCCCGGAGATTCCCGTCCCCGACATCGACGAGCGGTGGGCGCTGTCGAGCGTCGTCTTTCTCCTCGCCACGTTCGCCCTTCTCATCGTTTTCCCGGACTCGGACCCCGGCATCATCGCCGCGTCGATGGGAATTATTCACATCACGTGGCTCCAGTTGTTCCGTCGAGTGCCCGGCGAGGAGATACTGCACGGGATGGACTGGAGCATCATCGTCCTGTTCGTCGGCATCTTCGTCCTCGTCGGCAGTCTGGAGGAGACGTCGCTGATGGGACTCGTTTCCGGATTCGGCGCTAGTTGGCGATTCGCCGGACTGACGTTCGTCCTGTCGAACCTCATCAGCAACGTTCCGGCGGTCGTCCTGCTCTCGTCGGGCGTCACGACTCAATCCGGTTGGCTGGTCCTCTCGGCGGTCAGCACCCTCGCCGGGAACGCCACGCCCATCGCCAGCGCGGCGACGCTCATCGCGCTTCAGCAGGCCGCCCGCCGCGGGGTGGACATCTCCATCCGGCGGTTGCTATCGGTGGGCGTCCCCGTGGCTATCGTCACGAGTGCCGTAGCGGTGCTCATGCTCAACGCGGGACTGTGA
- a CDS encoding twin-arginine translocation signal domain-containing protein → MTGNDDANEGENRRSRRAFLGAAAAAGVVGTSGCLTLSPTVRVTGIEDSIVFKAISVSEPWASGRVNANVTFTPSATTEYGVRTLVVVSSSGSEFDTAGVYGGQTSKSVFLPVGKSTLTAVDFDGKTVDSVSVTVGGDRLL, encoded by the coding sequence ATGACGGGGAACGACGACGCGAACGAAGGGGAGAACCGACGCTCACGTCGAGCGTTCCTCGGTGCGGCGGCCGCCGCGGGAGTCGTCGGAACGAGCGGGTGTCTGACTCTCAGCCCGACGGTCCGCGTCACGGGTATCGAGGATTCGATCGTGTTCAAAGCGATCTCCGTCAGCGAACCGTGGGCCAGCGGTCGCGTGAACGCGAACGTGACCTTCACGCCGTCAGCGACGACGGAGTACGGCGTTCGGACCCTCGTGGTCGTCAGTTCGAGCGGAAGCGAGTTCGACACGGCGGGCGTCTACGGCGGCCAAACGTCGAAGAGCGTTTTCCTTCCCGTCGGGAAATCCACGCTCACCGCCGTCGATTTCGACGGGAAGACGGTCGATTCGGTGTCCGTGACGGTCGGCGGCGACCGACTCCTCTAA
- a CDS encoding amidohydrolase family protein, translating into MTLDVLEAEDEPRIIDTHAHQPTKEFLEDAGGQMMEDAANKFGAKMETDTYDSLVEEYHEAGIGRTILLGWDAETNTGNPPVPNDYVAEVRDEYDDFFIGFGSVDPLKDDCVEEAERVVNDLDLSGFKFQQIAQGFDPSAPEHEELFSTIEDLGVPVVFHGGNSTLGAGAPGGRGLKIKYGNPMLIDDVAAEHPDLQILLAHPAFPWEQEQLAICQQKGNVYMDLSGWLPKYIDDQVLHYAKTLLRDKVMFGTDYPMIRPGQWLDQFEDLDFPEEVQRKILWENAEEFLDL; encoded by the coding sequence ATGACGCTCGACGTACTCGAGGCGGAGGACGAACCGCGGATTATCGACACGCACGCCCACCAGCCGACGAAGGAGTTCTTGGAGGACGCGGGCGGGCAGATGATGGAGGACGCCGCGAACAAGTTCGGCGCGAAGATGGAGACGGACACCTACGATTCGCTCGTCGAGGAGTACCACGAGGCCGGAATCGGTCGGACGATTCTGCTCGGCTGGGACGCCGAGACCAACACCGGAAACCCGCCGGTGCCGAACGATTACGTCGCTGAAGTCCGCGACGAGTACGACGACTTCTTCATCGGCTTCGGCAGCGTCGACCCCCTGAAGGACGATTGCGTGGAGGAAGCCGAACGCGTCGTCAACGACCTCGACCTCTCCGGGTTCAAATTCCAACAGATAGCTCAGGGCTTCGACCCGAGCGCTCCCGAACACGAGGAACTGTTCTCGACCATCGAGGACCTCGGCGTCCCCGTCGTCTTCCACGGCGGTAACTCGACGCTCGGCGCGGGTGCACCCGGCGGCAGGGGCCTCAAAATCAAGTACGGAAACCCGATGCTCATCGACGACGTGGCCGCCGAGCACCCGGATCTCCAGATTCTGCTCGCACATCCCGCGTTCCCGTGGGAGCAGGAGCAACTCGCCATCTGCCAGCAGAAGGGCAACGTCTACATGGACCTCTCCGGGTGGCTTCCGAAGTACATCGACGACCAAGTGCTCCACTACGCGAAGACGCTCCTGCGGGACAAAGTGATGTTCGGGACGGACTACCCGATGATTCGCCCCGGACAGTGGTTGGACCAGTTCGAGGACCTCGACTTCCCCGAGGAGGTCCAGCGGAAGATACTTTGGGAGAACGCGGAGGAGTTCCTCGACCTGTAG
- a CDS encoding PaaI family thioesterase, with protein MANIPDERYDEIANDPFCATLGIELTTLESGGARTELTVREELLNFHGTPHGGVVYSLADAAFAAASNADGDTALALETNISYLSAADVGDRLVAVAEREDETRRTGTYRVDVAVEARAEEDEAETETEDGSGGTETAREGSEGTEEASDPENVAIFRGRVYKP; from the coding sequence ATGGCGAATATCCCGGACGAGAGATACGACGAAATCGCGAACGACCCCTTCTGTGCGACCCTCGGAATCGAACTCACGACCCTCGAGTCGGGCGGGGCGCGGACGGAACTCACGGTCCGAGAGGAGTTGCTGAACTTCCACGGGACGCCCCACGGCGGCGTCGTCTACTCGCTCGCGGATGCGGCGTTCGCGGCGGCGTCGAACGCCGACGGCGACACCGCGCTCGCGCTGGAGACGAACATCTCCTACCTCTCGGCCGCGGACGTGGGCGACAGACTCGTCGCGGTCGCCGAGCGCGAGGACGAGACTCGACGCACCGGTACCTATCGGGTGGACGTGGCCGTCGAGGCGAGAGCTGAGGAAGACGAGGCGGAAACCGAAACGGAAGACGGGAGCGGGGGAACGGAAACCGCGAGAGAAGGAAGCGAAGGAACGGAAGAAGCAAGCGACCCCGAGAACGTCGCCATCTTCCGCGGTCGGGTGTACAAACCCTGA
- a CDS encoding DUF4177 domain-containing protein produces the protein MAKRATERWEYHTIRPPRGSTKKESIDPENDLNDLGEDGWELVTTIEYVGGGTKYLVFKRPAWRDDDDENE, from the coding sequence ATGGCGAAACGAGCGACCGAGCGGTGGGAATACCACACCATCAGGCCGCCGCGGGGAAGCACGAAAAAGGAATCCATCGACCCCGAAAACGACCTGAACGACCTCGGCGAAGACGGCTGGGAGCTGGTGACGACCATCGAATACGTCGGCGGCGGGACGAAGTATCTCGTCTTCAAGCGACCGGCATGGAGGGATGACGACGACGAGAATGAGTGA